Proteins from a genomic interval of Beijerinckia indica subsp. indica ATCC 9039:
- a CDS encoding Ldh family oxidoreductase: MDEQSKRVLSEAELAELATAALIGLGLTRKDAADAARVLTLAEMFGLSTHGVGRIESYGERLQIKGINPRPSIALEPVAPALIRVDGDNGVGPLVGMRALEAAMEAAATTGVALALARGSNHFGPVSPYSYIAAEAGFASLIGSNATTTIAPWGGSEARLGNSPCGFGFPNPGGDPIILDMAISVAARAKIRNAAKAGQPIPDTWATDRAGRPTTDPNEALNGFLLPIGGHKGYGLALVVDLLAGLLSGAAYLTHVKSWVESPEEPQNLGHYFLLIDTKRLGSTDWLSTRMNDFAQILHSTPPANPNSPVLVPGEIENRNLARARHEGIGLDLSLLAKLQDFAAHIQPA, from the coding sequence TTATAGGCCTGGGGCTAACCCGCAAGGATGCCGCCGACGCGGCCCGCGTTTTGACGCTGGCAGAGATGTTTGGCTTGAGCACGCATGGAGTTGGCCGGATCGAATCCTATGGGGAACGGCTGCAGATCAAGGGCATCAATCCGCGACCGTCCATTGCGCTGGAGCCGGTTGCCCCGGCTCTGATCAGGGTCGACGGAGACAACGGCGTGGGCCCATTGGTCGGAATGCGCGCCCTTGAAGCAGCAATGGAGGCCGCCGCCACAACCGGCGTCGCACTCGCACTTGCTCGCGGTAGTAATCATTTCGGACCCGTCTCCCCTTACAGCTACATTGCCGCCGAAGCCGGCTTTGCAAGCCTGATTGGCAGTAACGCGACCACGACCATCGCGCCATGGGGTGGGAGCGAGGCGCGTCTTGGCAACAGCCCCTGCGGCTTCGGTTTTCCCAACCCAGGCGGCGACCCAATCATCCTGGACATGGCGATTAGCGTTGCAGCGAGGGCCAAGATCCGCAATGCCGCCAAGGCGGGACAGCCAATTCCCGACACTTGGGCAACGGATCGGGCTGGCAGGCCCACAACCGATCCAAACGAGGCGTTGAACGGCTTTCTTCTGCCCATCGGCGGCCACAAGGGATACGGGCTGGCATTGGTCGTCGATCTGCTCGCCGGGCTGCTTTCGGGCGCAGCCTATCTGACCCATGTCAAATCTTGGGTCGAATCCCCCGAAGAGCCTCAGAATCTTGGCCATTATTTCCTGCTGATCGACACGAAGCGCCTCGGTTCTACCGACTGGCTGTCGACGAGAATGAACGATTTTGCGCAGATCCTGCATTCCACGCCGCCGGCCAATCCGAATTCACCCGTACTGGTGCCGGGCGAGATCGAGAACCGAAATCTGGCGCGCGCTCGGCATGAGGGTATCGGACTCGACCTATCGCTTCTGGCCAAGCTCCAAGACTTCGCGGCACATATCCAACCGGCTTGA